The sequence below is a genomic window from Lolium perenne isolate Kyuss_39 chromosome 7, Kyuss_2.0, whole genome shotgun sequence.
CCCGGTTCAgttgatttattttcttcggcttaatgaaattatttttcttcagCTATGGATTTATCTTTTTCGGCTCAATGGATTTATCATCTTCGTCTTACTGGATTTATCTTTTTCGGATTCATCTTACAAGTGAATTTATTCGGGTTTATCTATATGAATATTACTGGTTTACTCTTATACAATACtacccgatgcgtttccgggtcaatggatttatcttctatggttattactggatttattttctttgggtcaatggattcatcctctatgatatcagcggattcatctcaaatacttcatcccAGAACTTGTAGTGAAGTATTTCTTCGACCTTCGGAAGTGGtcccaaaaaaaaaacaaagggcTAGGTAATTCTTGACTTATTGAGTTATTCTTTTTGCTGATACCTTGTTGCTCTTTTGCTCGTTTATTAGGAACTTGTTTTCAGCTGTATTTGAAGGCTCCATCAGATGTTTTTTTTGTCGGATTAATAAATTCCATTTCGCTCAAGCAGGGGATAAATGAGGGGGAGCAGAAATGGATTAGTGCTCACACATGATGGAAGAATCAGAATCCATGGTGGTCATTAGGGATAAGAAAACTCACGTCTTGAAACCAGCTCGGATTAAAGGAAACATATATTACTGGTGCCCAAAGTCATAGATGTTGATACGGAGAGATTATGCCAACAGCCGTCTTCCAGTCAGAAATAAACTTGTACACCCTTTTCCGTGGTGAAATCGTACTAGACTAGCTATGCTAAAAAAAAGTCAATATATGTAAAAAGTCAGCGGTAAGAATATAAATTGTTATGGATAGGTATGCCAATTGGTGAGATAACAAAAAAATCCGTAAAAATACTGACATGGGCATGAACAACAGGAAAGCAGCAGTATGTGATCTCTTTGGACTTGTGAGAATTAAAGGATTGAAATAGACAATTTCTTGAAATACACTTAGCTTAATATGTGCTATGTCATAGGTAGTTTAAATTTGATTCAACTTATGATTGTAAAACATGACAAAGTATTAGCCGCACAATCGCGTAATGCGTGCGGCGAACACGAGTTAACACGTCATCTAGCAAAGGAGAGGAAAAATTGGAGAATTCAAATGGTATGGTCGTTGTTATTCACAAGCAAAATATGTCACGCAGTTGGAATCCTGTACGTGTGCGATCGTACGAGAGAAGAAGATAGTCTCCCAAAAGACCAAAGGGGGACAAAGACGAGTTTTGCAGTGGTGATGTGTGAACTAATAAGTAACATAGTACCAAGACATAAAAAGGGATTAGTTGCGCAACTGTACGTGATACCAAATAGACAACGTAACCCTGAATTTGATCTTAAAAAATATACTCCTAGTCGTCAACAACTTTCAGTAAAGGAGAAAAGTCAGTGCCGGTAGAGCATTTTGGCAACAATCTCTTGGGATTAACTAACAATACAATCAACACCAAAAGCATGGGTTAAGTTGGTGGTGCAAATAACTGTATATATACTATACGACGTAGTAGCGTTGATCGACCGCTACCGCCCGTTAATTTTTAATTCTTCCTCTCTCCGACAATCTGATCTCGTCCGGTCAGCCATTGCAGACGGCCGCTCAGCTCGGGTGTTCTATCTCCAGCTAGCATCAACACTACCAActtaccatgcatgcatatatagtGTTATATATATAAAAAGTGGTTTAGCGGCTAGAGAAACACAGCTATGTTTCTTCTTGGCTGTCATGGCGAAGCTCTCCATGGCGGCCTCCAACGACCTCTGCATCATGGCCATTGTTGTGCTGGCCGCAGTGGCGGCTGCTGTCGGCGACGGTGAGGCTGCCGCCGTTGAGCACACCTTCATTGTAAGTTTAGACTATAGAGCGAGCATAAATGCGTGATGATCAATCATCAGTCGATCGATTCGTGCTTGATTTGTTCCAATAATATGTCTGGTGATGGTATAGGTGAGCGAGATGAAGATGACACACCTGTGCAACGAGACGCTGGTCACCGTGGTGAACGGGCAGGTCCCTGGCCCTGCGATCGAGGTCACCGAGGGGGACTCTGTCACCGTCCATGTCGTCAACGAGTCACCCCACAACATAACAATCCATTGGTACATCAAATAATCTTGTGTTTTTGTTTTGCTGATCTTGTTGATTATCACGTGCTTTGCTTGCTAATCTTGTGATTTCATTTGTGATCGATGCATGCATTTAGGCACGGACTGAAGCAGCGGCTCAACTGCTGGGCCGACGGTGTGCCGATGGTGACGCAGTGCCCTATCCGGCCAGGCCACAACTTCACCTACCGTCTCAACGTCACCGGGCAGGAAGGCACGCTGTGGTGGCACGCTCACGTCTCGTGCCTCCGGGCGAGCCTGCACGGCGCCTTCGTCATCCGGCCGCGGCACGCCACCTACCCATTCCCCAAGCCCGACAGGGAGATCCCCATCGTCATAGGTTAATTCCTGCTTGCAAATCAATTTGGCGTTGCATCGATCGGAATCTGAGCTCGAATTGTGAATGATATGTTGGTCATGCATGGCATGCACAGGTGAGTGGTGGAACATGAACCTCGCGCAGTTGGCCAAGAACATGGGGGATGGCTACTACGACGACTCCTCCAGTGCAACCACGATCAATGGCAAGCTTGGGGATCTCTACAACTGCTCAGGTAATAATTAATCACGTGTTTTAGATAATACACACGCAATGCTTTTTAAGCATGCATTTCGTGATAAGATTATCGTGTGATGGTGAGAGTTTACGACCGTTTGAAGTTGGTTAAGATTGGGTGTTATGGTTGGACTGTTTGGGAAGAAGGAGGATACCACTTGGGTCTTCGTTTTGGGTACTGATTCCTCGACTCCGGGGAGAAATTCCCAGGTCTGACCTTAGCTGGTTATGTCTGACAATGAtcttgttgaagacattgtttGAGATTCGAAGAATTGTTCTCTAGGGTGAAAAACAAAGGTCTAACTTTGACTAGTTGGACCGTGGCAACAATAGTGTGCGGTGCCCTTGCACGCCGTTTCCTTGTTGGAGACGTTGTTTTTAGAGAATCTTTTTTGTAGTCCAAGTGATACTAGGGTAGTGTTCAGTTTTGAAGATTAAGATGTGTGGTGTAGTTCGCCGCGACATGTCATATGTTGTctgtcattttttttattttcttttacaggctgtgtgcatcttagttgtGCAGAGGTCGAAAATGATTTTAGTTGATTGTATCATCTTGATGTAATTGTCTAAGATTGATAAAGTTCCCTTATCGAAAAACACACACACATTCTACTTCAAAAAAATCGGAGCATGTCCATGTCTAAATATGCTACTCCATTTCCCTTTATTTCCCAGCTGATATATAGTGAAAAATATTGGACCATATATGTCCATGTCTAGCTAAAAGGTTATTACTTTATCATTTTTGTTCATTTGAATTCAACTTGAAGGGGTCGTGGAAGACGGCTTCGTGCTGGACGTGGAGCCCGGCAGGACGTACCTACTCCGCTTCGTCAACGCCGCGCTCTACTCCGAGTACTACGTCAAGATCGCCGGCCACGAGTTCACGGTGGTCGGCGCCGACGCCAACTACGTCCGCCACTTCACCACTGACGTCGTCACCATCGGCCCCGGCGAGACGCTGGACGCGCTTGTGGTCGCCAACGCGACCCCCGGCAGGTACTACATGGTCGCCGTCGGTGGCCAGGCGCCCAAGCCCGACATCCAGATCCCCGAGACCCGGTCGAGAGCGACGGTGCGGTACGCGGTCGGCGCCGGCAACGGcgatgaggcgccgccgccggtggATCCGGAGATGCCTGACCAGCACGACTACATGGTCTCCTTCAACTTCCACGGCAACTTGAGCAGTCTGAGCCGTCCGAGCTCGCCGCCGGTGCCGGCGACTGCTGACGAGAGCCTGTTCGTCGTGCTCCGCATGGGCTCCATCTGCCGCCGAGGCCGGCTGTCCTGCAAGAGGAGCGGGAGCAAGGAGTCAATCATCGTGGAGACGATGAACAACGTCTCCTTCCAGCTCCCCGCCGCGGCGGCCGCCACGCCGCTGCTGGAGGAGCTCTACTACGACCACCACCGCCACAACGGGACGgccggcggcgacggcagcgGGCTTGACCAGCTGTACACGCTCCCGGACAGGCCGGCGAGGCCGTTCAACTACACCGACCGCGCCCTGATCCCGTGGGGACCCAACGAGGCGTGGCTGGAGCCGACGGAGAAGGCGGCGGTGGCGCGGCGGTTCCGGCACGGCGCGGTGGTGGACATGGTGTTCCAGAACGCGGCGGTGATGGACACGGACAACCATCCGATGCACCTGCACGGGCACGACATGTTCGTGCTCGCGCAGGGGCACGACAACTACGACGCGGCGAGGGACGTGGCGAGGTACAACCTGGTGGATCCGCCGCTCAAGAACACGGTGCTTGTCCCCAGGCTGGGGTGGGCCGCCGTCCGGTTCGTCGCCGACAATCCAGGTGCATGAGTAATTTGCATTGTTCATCCAATGAGAAGTTGGAAATTAGTATTTGCCATGGGATCTTAATTACATGGTTTTCTCTCGTATATTTTTGCAGGGGTATGGTACATGCACTGCCACTACGAGCTTCATGTGACCATTGGAATGGCGGCTGTGTTCATCATCGAAGATGGGCCGACATTGGAATCAGCTCTTCCGGCGCCGCCTGCAGATTTTCCGAAATGCGATCGATAGATCACCAGTGTGGCAGGAAAAGGAGTGATATCTTGGACAACATTATATAGACACGAGATTggtttttttattattactagcaAAAGTGCTCGTGCGTTGCAGCGGGTtattatttattaaaacatagCCGTCTAATAATTTTTTTATTAAATAGATGAGAATCCAATAGTACTAAAAGATAAAGCAAATCATAAAGACAAAATCGAAAAATAGTATCAACATTAGAAAAAGACTCTTTTTTTTTTAACTCAACCTGATCATCCCACGTATCGCCACCAATAAATAATTCATGGGACATTAATAAAGAACCAATGTTTATATGCAAACCAGGGCCGGTCCATACTTATACAAGGCCCTGGTGCGAAATGACACCAAGGGGCCCCTTATTCACACATAAACTACCGGATTACTATATATTTCGTAAAAAAGTACTACCTTTGGAAATATTTGCAGTAGTACTTCCTTTGTTCCATAAAAGTTATTTTAGATTTTTTAAAATTTGGAAATATTTGCACACTATCTAATCCACGACAAGTTTCATAGGACGGCGAGAGCACTATTCAGTACATGGCATGGAACCAAGATCTTTTAACTCTATAAAACTGACACCAAATAGTTTTTTTTTGTATTTACAGATGAAGCGAATTAATCTTGATAGTTAGCAATCATAATAGTTCCACAAAAAGGTATCTTTCCAGAAGATGCACATATCACCAAATAAGTTATACAAGTTGCATAAGAGGTGGTCAACAAGAGAACTGAAGCGCGCGTGACTCTATTCAGGTGTAGCAGAGAGAGACTTGATTTGTAGCACGAACATGGAAACCACAGACGATTTTCCCACTTTCTCCTGAGTTGTAAGGAACTAATCACTCATTCAAATCCAATCAAGACCTACGAAATTAGGCAAAACGGAAATCAAGTGTTCAATTTGGTTTCTTTTGCCTATGCAAATCTTGGTTTCTTGGGATGAAGAAGAGAAGAGGGAGATGAGATATTCGTCAGATTGAGGTGCGGCGAATAAAGAGctagagcttgccatctccgtagAATCAAATGGCTATTTGATTGGGAACGGTTGAGAGTTGCAGGGAAGATACCGGGGAACGATGGGGCCGCGTCGTTTGCCTCCATTAATAGCTGGCCTCACCATCGAAAAGGCGCAGCGGCGACACCATTCTCAAGATGATATGAGCCTTGAGTACAGGAGCGAAAATGGTACAATACAAAATTTACAACTGCTGGTATCAAACTGGAGTACCTGGGCTGGGCCCCTTGCTCGTGAGGGCCCAGTGCGGGCGCACTGTTTGCCCGGCCTATGGGCCGGCCCTGATGCAAACTGACTCAATAGTAATGAGCCGACACAAGCATACAGCTCGCGTTCAGGGTGCCACAAGAAACATGCATCCGGCGTCCGCGATTGGCCGTGCCCAAGCTAACCAATGCTGCTATGTGCCTCGTGTATGGCCAGCAGGCTTATATGCTGCTGTTCTGCAACTCATCGAGCAATCTGCTTATTCATCACAAGCACGTCTTCAACTTTTAAAAGAAAAGCAGTAAACATGAGGAAGACAAACCTAAATCGCTGATCGTAAAACACAGATAAACTTTATACTTTGCACATGAAACTATAATTGAAAGCCACTACCAAGAACAACACCTCTGGCACAACGTAGGGCTGTGTGTTCGTGTGCCTTGTTTACCCTTAGCAGTGGCCGCGTCCGAGCTCACATTGTGCCGAACCTCCTAATTCAGACCAACACGGCAGAGGATGTTGTCTGTCCGCGAGCTCATCCAGATCAGCAGGTCCAATCTTACAGCGATGATGATGGCATAGAACTAATCTGCACTTGGGAAGTTTGTGCACCGTGCGAACTCCGTAGAGAAAGGCAAATGCAACTGCGACATTGACGATCGTCGAGGCCGTGATACCGCAGGCGCAGGACAATGTATCTGCATGGCGCGGCGGACGACGACATTGTCAGGCACCCAAATTGATGCACTGTGCCAATTCAATTAGGATTCAGGAGAGCAGGCACAAGACCAACCAAAATCTAACAGAAGTAGCATGTAAACCACATCTGCACTTTTCTCTCTCCTCCCGATGCACCCAGCACCGAGAAAGCAACAGCCGGTCACCTCTGGCCACACACCGTGAAGCGTTAGCAAGGGCGACAGCCTCCGCTCCAGGCCAGGCCGATAGGTCACCCGCCTTCTCTTCTCTGTCAAGGACGTGCTGCCAGCCATGGCGCAGCCGGACGCAGCCGTCAGCTGCTCGCCGCCATGCTCCATGAACTTTCGATCCACGCGTCCTCCTATCCTGCCCCTGGCACGACGTACGTCGCTGCTAGAGCCGAGTGTAGCTCATCGGTGGCTCCAAACTGTAGAATAGGAGGCTCGATTCTCATCGCTACCGGACACCACGGAGACCTGTAATCACGCTCCCACCATGCATCCTCGAGTTGGAACAGCGCAGCAGGCACACCCGCATAGCCACAACTCCTTTAAAGTTCGAGCTACTTACGTGCTCATTGTcctctgctatgatatcgggaaaGACGGCACCGGCGCGCCGCGATCATGTCGTCGCGGTGATACCGAAGACGGCCAGGGCAGCGCGATACACCTTGTCCCTCTTCAGCGGCGACGTGCATGTTGCCGATCGATGAGGCCGCCGGCTTGTGCGTGATCTCAAAGCGGTCCATCGCCATCAGAGCTGATCGTTTTGATCGATTTGATCAATCGGCTCGCTGTACTCGATGAGGCCGCCGGCTCATGCATGATCTCAAAGCCAAAGCGGTCGATCCCATCAGAGCTGAGCGTAAAATCAGGTGGATTTGATCAATCTGGCTCCCATATTTATAGGCACGGAGAAGGCAAGAAAAGATCGTGTCTTGTCCGGCGCGTTTATGATCTCTGAGATTGAATACTACACGTTTTATGTTTGACGAGCGATTCCTTTCCTTTAATCGCGAGCGTTGGTCGCCGGGTTTGTTTCATTTCTTCATGTGTAGATTGGGCGTTAGGTTGAAACCGAAAATAATAATGATTAGCTACGATGGACAGAGGAATCAGGCCAGGCCCAAGAGCAACGGTGCGGCCCGCCGTCCTGAGCGTTGCCGCATGGCTCTACCGTGCTCGTGCGTGCTCGTGATCGATCAAAGAATATAACCGGTATTTCACTTACCGGTG
It includes:
- the LOC127317829 gene encoding laccase-15; the protein is MAKLSMAASNDLCIMAIVVLAAVAAAVGDGEAAAVEHTFIVSEMKMTHLCNETLVTVVNGQVPGPAIEVTEGDSVTVHVVNESPHNITIHWHGLKQRLNCWADGVPMVTQCPIRPGHNFTYRLNVTGQEGTLWWHAHVSCLRASLHGAFVIRPRHATYPFPKPDREIPIVIGEWWNMNLAQLAKNMGDGYYDDSSSATTINGKLGDLYNCSGVVEDGFVLDVEPGRTYLLRFVNAALYSEYYVKIAGHEFTVVGADANYVRHFTTDVVTIGPGETLDALVVANATPGRYYMVAVGGQAPKPDIQIPETRSRATVRYAVGAGNGDEAPPPVDPEMPDQHDYMVSFNFHGNLSSLSRPSSPPVPATADESLFVVLRMGSICRRGRLSCKRSGSKESIIVETMNNVSFQLPAAAAATPLLEELYYDHHRHNGTAGGDGSGLDQLYTLPDRPARPFNYTDRALIPWGPNEAWLEPTEKAAVARRFRHGAVVDMVFQNAAVMDTDNHPMHLHGHDMFVLAQGHDNYDAARDVARYNLVDPPLKNTVLVPRLGWAAVRFVADNPGVWYMHCHYELHVTIGMAAVFIIEDGPTLESALPAPPADFPKCDR